The sequence GTGAACTGTATGATTACAATAAAAATATTCAAAATGAAGCCATGCAATTCGTCAAACCTTTGTTTGATCATCTAGGTTTTAATTGCTTTGCCTATGTGCGCCATTATCATGGTGATAAATATTTTTTATATGTGTCAAATCCTGATATTGTTCAAAGGGTTTTGTCATTAATAGATGAATCTAGATATTATGTATTTCAATTTGTACCTAAATTAAATGAAAAAAAAATTATTTTTTGGGATGCTTCTCAATCTACTAAATGGTCTTCGTTATTAAAAGACCTTAATCATTACAATGGAGTATCTATACTCAATCGAGCACATGAAGATTACGTAGATTCTTGGTTTTTTGGCGCAAGTAATACAAATACTCAAATATTAAATGTGTATAACAACCATTTTAATTTAATTGAAAAATTTATTGTATATTTTCAAGCAATAACAAAAGATTTATTTAATTTAGATAATCCTGAAAATTTGTTTAAATATCGTGATAATAATTTATTTCTTGATTTAAAAAACACAAATAATTGTACTGATATAAATTTTAAAAAATTTATTGAAGCAATTAATTTAAAAAAACTACCCTTAACTCTTCAAGACAAAGAAGTCAATTGTACACAAAATGAATTACAAACAATGAAGCTTCTGTCAGAAGGATTAACGACTAAAGAAATTAGTAATCTTCTTGAAAGATCGCCGCGCACAATTGAATCGCAAATTTGTGATTTGAAAGAAAAAATGAATCTTTTTTCAACACAAAAATTGATTCATTATTTTAATCAATCTATTTATAAAAATTTTGGGTTTTAGGGTATTCAAGGAGAGGAAATAACATGCGTGAACTGTATGATTACAATACAAATATTCAAAATGAAGCCATGCAATTCATTAAACCTCTTTTTGATCATCTGGGGTTCAATTATTTTTCTTATTTCAGGCATTACAATGGCAATAAATTTTTCTCATATATGTCAAATCCTGACATTGTACAAAGGGTTTTGCCATCAATAGATGAATCTACTTATCATGTATTTCGATTTACACCTAAATTAAATGAAAAAAAAATTGTTTTTTGGGATGTTTCTCAATCTACTAAATGGTCTGCGTTATTAAAAGACCTTAATCATTACAATGGAATATCTATACTCAATCGAACGCATGAAGATTACGTCGATTCTTGGTTTTTTGCTGCAAGTAATACTAATACGAGTATATTGAATTTGTATAACAATAATTTCAACCTAATTGAAAAATTTATTGTTTATTTTCAAACAATAACAAAAGATTTATTTAATTTAGATAATCCTAAAAATTTGTTTAAATATCGAGACGATAATTTATTACTTAATTTAAAAAACACAAATAATTGCACTGAATTAGATTTTAAAAATTTTCTTGAAGCGATTAATCTAAAAAAACTACCCTTAATTTTTCAAAATAAAGAGGTCAATTGTACACAAAAAGAATTGCAAACAATGAAGCTTCTGTCGGAAGGATTAACGACTAAAGAAATTAGTAATTTTCTTGAAAAATCGCCGCGCACAATTGAATCGCAAATTTATGATTTGAAAGAAAAAATGAATCTTTTTTCAACACAAAAACT is a genomic window of Alphaproteobacteria bacterium containing:
- a CDS encoding helix-turn-helix transcriptional regulator → MRELYDYNKNIQNEAMQFVKPLFDHLGFNCFAYVRHYHGDKYFLYVSNPDIVQRVLSLIDESRYYVFQFVPKLNEKKIIFWDASQSTKWSSLLKDLNHYNGVSILNRAHEDYVDSWFFGASNTNTQILNVYNNHFNLIEKFIVYFQAITKDLFNLDNPENLFKYRDNNLFLDLKNTNNCTDINFKKFIEAINLKKLPLTLQDKEVNCTQNELQTMKLLSEGLTTKEISNLLERSPRTIESQICDLKEKMNLFSTQKLIHYFNQSIYKNFGF
- a CDS encoding helix-turn-helix transcriptional regulator — translated: MRELYDYNTNIQNEAMQFIKPLFDHLGFNYFSYFRHYNGNKFFSYMSNPDIVQRVLPSIDESTYHVFRFTPKLNEKKIVFWDVSQSTKWSALLKDLNHYNGISILNRTHEDYVDSWFFAASNTNTSILNLYNNNFNLIEKFIVYFQTITKDLFNLDNPKNLFKYRDDNLLLNLKNTNNCTELDFKNFLEAINLKKLPLIFQNKEVNCTQKELQTMKLLSEGLTTKEISNFLEKSPRTIESQIYDLKEKMNLFSTQKL